The following proteins are encoded in a genomic region of Ictalurus punctatus breed USDA103 chromosome 15, Coco_2.0, whole genome shotgun sequence:
- the LOC108275925 gene encoding somatostatin receptor type 4, whose protein sequence is MSLRSPSQPSLSDLQQTLEAKGLAPVHRGSRRKALNGTHSWVSKMDWDMQKALVPIVDTVIMVIGLLGHSLVIFILVRRRRKTASRTFHGTDTLLLALSTSDMLLLLSLPFHTAAIALGNWPFGSFLCKAVSFLGVACNTVSVFTLAALAVTRYLTVVHPTWAYRSRMKRWLQVLAVLLWAPAMALAAPQFAFRNVGTYATTHCFAFLSDISQVVYSTALFLFSFVLPLLVIILMYAKLYSFLRRTSMRGHALQLQRYQKQVTQTTALLVVVFTVCWLPSYIVMFCRIGQSVTSTNRLRSLALLARLMATSSSMVNPLLYAFVSRKFRRELLGKARCADCTVLRGLVCCPERSRDIVQPFNPAELETPQP, encoded by the coding sequence ATGTCACTGCGTAGTCCCTCACAGCCATCGTTATCAGACCTTCAGCAAACATTAGAAGCAAAAGGATTAGCTCCGGTGCATCGTGGATCAAGGAGAAAGGCACTGAATGGCACCCATAGCTGGGTATCAAAGATGGACTGGGATATGCAGAAAGCTCTAGTGCCCATAGTAGACACAGTCATCATGGTGATTGGACTGCTGGGCCACTCGTTGGTAATCTTCATCTTGGTAAGGAGGAGGCGGAAGACAGCGTCTCGGACTTTTCACGGGACTGATACACTACTACTGGCCTTAAGCACATCGGACATGCTGTTGCTACTCTCTTTGCCGTTCCACACAGCTGCAATCGCGCTGGGCAATTGGCCTTTCGGGAGCTTCCTATGCAAAGCAGTCAGCTTCCTAGGGGTGGCCTGTAACACCGTTAGTGTGTTCACGCTAGCTGCACTAGCAGTAACACGCTATCTCACAGTGGTGCACCCAACCTGGGCGTACCGCTCCAGGATGAAGCGCTGGCTTCAAGTCTTGGCAGTTCTGCTTTGGGCACCAGCTATGGCGTTGGCTGCTCCACAATTTGCTTTCCGCAACGTGGGCACGTATGCCACAACACACTGCTTTGCCTTCCTCAGTGACATCAGCCAGGTGGTCTACAGCACCGCCCTCTTCTTATTCAGCTTCGTTCTGCCTCTACTGGTCATCATCCTCATGTATGCCAAACTCTACAGTTTCCTGCGTAGGACTAGCATGCGGGGGCACGCTTTGCAGTTGCAGCGCTACCAGAAGCAGGTGACCCAAACCACAGCCTTGCTTGTTGTCGTGTTCACAGTCTGCTGGCTACCTTCCTATATCGTCATGTTCTGCCGAATTGGCCAGAGTGTCACCAGCACAAACAGGCTCCGCTCCCTAGCACTCTTGGCACGGTTAATGGCCACATCATCGTCCATGGTCAACCCACTGCTGTATGCTTTCGTGTCACGGAAGTTCCGCCGGGAGCTGTTGGGCAAGGCGCGGTGTGCGGACTGCACGGTATTACGCGGACTCGTGTGTTGTccagagagaagcagagacaTTGTACAGCCCTTTAACCCTGCAGAACTGGAAACCCCACAGCCATAA